The following proteins come from a genomic window of Parambassis ranga chromosome 4, fParRan2.1, whole genome shotgun sequence:
- the cdkn2c gene encoding cyclin-dependent kinase 4 inhibitor C isoform X1 → MREVLFQDTVGPRREIFIISVGKFKRNKAFSETLDQRCSYSLFFATRMAEGSLSEQLCNASACGKLSDVSNLLEKGAQPNGLNCFRRTALQVVMLGHSELIAVLLEAGADPNLPDPACGLTVTHDAAREGFIDSVRTLVKHGADVNLLDNHGNLPLHLAAKEGHLEVVQLLITRTADPQRANGKGYTSEQLASTHRKMDTATFIKEYLTTN, encoded by the exons ATGAGGGAGGTGCTTTTTCAAGATACTGTAGGTCCGAGGAGAGAGATTTTCATCATTTCTGTGGGGAAATTCAAGAGAAACAAAGCTTTTTCTGAAACTCTGGATCAAAGGTGTtcttattctttattttttgccaCAAGAATGGCTGAGGGGTCTCTCTCAGAGCAGCTCTGCAATGCCTCTGCCTGTGGAAAATTATCTGATGTCAGTAATTTACTGGAAAAAGGAGCACAGCCAAACGGATTAAACTGCTTCAGGAGAACTGCACTGCAG GTGGTGATGCTGGGTCACAGCGAGCTCATTGCAGTTCTCCTGGAGGCCGGAGCAGACCCCAACTTACCGGACCCAGCCTGCGGGCTCACCGTGACGCACGACGCGGCCCGTGAAGGATTTATAGATTCTGTGCGCACGCTGGTAAAACACGGTGCGGATGTAAACCTGCTGGATAACCACGGGAACCTGCCGCTGCACCTGGCCGCCAAGGAGGGCCACCTGGAGGTGGTCCAACTGCTGATAACACGCACCGCGGACCCACAGAGGGCCAACGGGAAGGGATACACCTCCGAGCAGCTCGCCAGCACCCACAGGAAGATGGACACCGCCACGTTCATCAAGGAGTATTTGACCACAA ACTAG
- the cdkn2c gene encoding cyclin-dependent kinase 4 inhibitor C isoform X2 yields the protein MAEGSLSEQLCNASACGKLSDVSNLLEKGAQPNGLNCFRRTALQVVMLGHSELIAVLLEAGADPNLPDPACGLTVTHDAAREGFIDSVRTLVKHGADVNLLDNHGNLPLHLAAKEGHLEVVQLLITRTADPQRANGKGYTSEQLASTHRKMDTATFIKEYLTTN from the exons ATGGCTGAGGGGTCTCTCTCAGAGCAGCTCTGCAATGCCTCTGCCTGTGGAAAATTATCTGATGTCAGTAATTTACTGGAAAAAGGAGCACAGCCAAACGGATTAAACTGCTTCAGGAGAACTGCACTGCAG GTGGTGATGCTGGGTCACAGCGAGCTCATTGCAGTTCTCCTGGAGGCCGGAGCAGACCCCAACTTACCGGACCCAGCCTGCGGGCTCACCGTGACGCACGACGCGGCCCGTGAAGGATTTATAGATTCTGTGCGCACGCTGGTAAAACACGGTGCGGATGTAAACCTGCTGGATAACCACGGGAACCTGCCGCTGCACCTGGCCGCCAAGGAGGGCCACCTGGAGGTGGTCCAACTGCTGATAACACGCACCGCGGACCCACAGAGGGCCAACGGGAAGGGATACACCTCCGAGCAGCTCGCCAGCACCCACAGGAAGATGGACACCGCCACGTTCATCAAGGAGTATTTGACCACAA ACTAG